The Streptomyces sp. NBC_00691 genome has a segment encoding these proteins:
- a CDS encoding malate dehydrogenase, whose protein sequence is MTRTPVNVTVTGAAGQIGYALLFRIASGHLLGADVPVKLRLLEIPQGVKAAEGTAMELDDCAFPLLKGIDIFDDPNKGFEGANIGLLVGARPRGPGMERGDLLAANGGIFKPQGQAINAHAADDIKILVVGNPANTNALIAQQSAPDVPAERFTAMTRLDHNRALTQLAQKTGASVEDIKRLTIWGNHSATQYPDIFHAEIAGKNAAEIVDDEAWLAETFIPTVAKRGAAIIDARGASSAASAANAAIDHVHTWVNGTAAGDWTSMGIPSDGSYGVPEGLISSFPVTTKDGKYEIVQGLEINDFSRGRIDASVKELSEERDAVRELGLI, encoded by the coding sequence ATGACCCGCACTCCCGTGAATGTCACCGTGACCGGCGCGGCCGGCCAGATCGGCTACGCGCTGCTCTTCCGCATCGCCTCCGGCCACCTGCTCGGCGCGGACGTGCCGGTCAAGCTGCGCCTCCTCGAGATCCCGCAGGGCGTGAAGGCCGCCGAGGGCACCGCCATGGAGCTCGACGACTGCGCCTTCCCGCTGCTCAAGGGCATCGACATCTTCGACGACCCGAACAAGGGCTTCGAGGGCGCCAACATCGGCCTGCTCGTGGGCGCCCGCCCGCGCGGCCCGGGCATGGAGCGCGGCGACCTGCTCGCCGCCAACGGCGGCATCTTCAAGCCGCAGGGCCAGGCCATCAACGCCCATGCCGCGGACGACATCAAGATCCTCGTCGTCGGCAACCCGGCCAACACCAACGCCCTCATCGCGCAGCAGTCCGCCCCGGACGTGCCGGCCGAGCGCTTCACGGCCATGACCCGCCTGGACCACAACCGCGCCCTGACGCAGCTGGCCCAGAAGACCGGCGCCTCGGTCGAGGACATCAAGCGCCTCACCATCTGGGGCAACCACTCGGCGACCCAGTACCCGGACATCTTCCACGCGGAGATCGCGGGCAAGAACGCCGCCGAGATCGTCGACGACGAGGCGTGGCTGGCCGAGACCTTCATCCCGACCGTCGCCAAGCGCGGCGCCGCGATCATCGACGCCCGCGGTGCGTCCTCCGCCGCCTCGGCCGCGAACGCCGCCATCGACCACGTCCACACCTGGGTCAACGGCACCGCCGCGGGCGACTGGACCTCCATGGGCATTCCGTCGGACGGCTCGTACGGTGTCCCGGAGGGTCTCATCTCCTCCTTCCCCGTCACCACCAAGGACGGCAAGTACGAGATCGTCCAGGGCCTGGAGATCAACGACTTCTCGCGCGGCCGTATCGACGCCTCGGTGAAGGAGCTCTCCGAGGAGCGCGACGCGGTCCGCGAGCTCGGCCTCATCTGA
- a CDS encoding carboxymuconolactone decarboxylase family protein, which translates to MTMHTNTISPLDTDDATAPAEYAHEHAPRLPLAERVPEFYRAMLRLETAAAKDIDPTLYHLIKIRASQINHCAFCIDMHSKDALAEGETVERIVQLSAWEESRHFYTERELAALALTESVTVLTDGYVPDEVYARAAKHLDETELARVISAIVVINAWNRIAVSTRMTPGHYTPRSA; encoded by the coding sequence ATGACCATGCACACGAACACCATCAGCCCCCTCGACACCGACGACGCCACGGCGCCGGCCGAGTACGCCCACGAGCACGCCCCGCGCCTCCCCCTCGCCGAGCGCGTGCCCGAGTTCTACCGGGCGATGCTCCGGCTGGAGACGGCTGCGGCGAAGGACATCGACCCGACCCTCTACCACCTGATCAAGATCCGGGCCTCGCAGATCAACCACTGCGCCTTCTGCATCGACATGCACTCCAAGGACGCGCTGGCCGAGGGCGAGACCGTCGAGCGGATCGTGCAGCTCTCCGCCTGGGAGGAGTCCAGGCACTTCTACACGGAGCGGGAGCTCGCCGCCCTCGCGCTGACGGAGTCCGTCACCGTCCTCACCGACGGCTACGTCCCCGACGAGGTGTACGCCCGCGCCGCGAAGCACCTCGACGAGACCGAACTCGCCCGCGTCATCAGCGCGATCGTCGTCATCAACGCGTGGAACCGGATCGCCGTCTCCACCCGGATGACGCCCGGCCACTACACCCCGCGCAGCGCGTGA
- the pdxR gene encoding MocR-like pyridoxine biosynthesis transcription factor PdxR has protein sequence MANEWATFGADLHLELRGPRLRAGLMDALREAVRSGRLEAGTRLPSSRSLAADLGMARNTVADAYAELVAEGWLTARQGSGTRVARRTEPRRAEPRRAEPRRAEPRRPEPRPGARPAAAPPARALPRPSAPAHNLKAGTPDLASFPRAEWLKAYRRALTAAPNEAFGYGDPRGRIELRTVLAEYLARARGVYARPERIVVCAGFVHGLMLIGQVLRSRGVRDVAIESYGLGLHAGLLTGAGLGTPVLPFDERGTRVEESGPLGSAGAVLMTAAHQFPLGGALPPDRRAEVVDWARASGGFVLEDDYDGEFRYDRQPVGALQGLDPERVVYLGTASKSLAPGLRLAWMVLPESLVGEVVAAKGVVDWVSSAPDQLAFAEFLGSGAYDRHVRAMRLRYRRRRDQLVAAVAAHSPETRVSGIAAGLHAVLALPPGTEQDVLRAAAWNGLAVQGVDQFRRPGVPATLDGLVVGYATPPDSAWQSALRTLCRVLPQAPGGG, from the coding sequence ATGGCGAACGAGTGGGCCACTTTCGGGGCCGATCTCCATCTGGAACTGCGCGGTCCGCGGCTGCGGGCCGGACTCATGGACGCGCTCCGCGAGGCGGTGCGCAGCGGGCGTCTGGAGGCGGGCACCCGGCTGCCGTCCTCCCGGTCGCTCGCCGCGGACCTCGGCATGGCCCGCAACACCGTCGCCGACGCCTACGCCGAACTCGTCGCCGAGGGCTGGCTCACGGCCCGGCAGGGCTCCGGCACCCGGGTCGCCCGCCGCACCGAACCCCGTCGCGCCGAACCGCGCCGCGCCGAACCCCGTCGCGCCGAACCCCGCCGTCCGGAGCCCCGCCCCGGGGCGAGGCCCGCGGCCGCTCCGCCCGCGCGTGCCCTGCCACGGCCCTCCGCGCCCGCGCACAACCTGAAGGCCGGCACCCCCGACCTGGCGTCCTTCCCGCGCGCCGAGTGGCTCAAGGCGTACCGGCGGGCGCTCACCGCCGCCCCCAACGAGGCCTTCGGGTACGGCGATCCGCGCGGCCGTATCGAACTCCGCACCGTCCTCGCCGAGTACCTGGCCCGGGCGCGGGGCGTGTACGCCCGGCCCGAACGGATCGTCGTCTGCGCGGGCTTCGTGCACGGGCTGATGCTGATCGGGCAGGTGCTGCGGAGCCGGGGCGTCCGGGACGTCGCGATCGAGTCGTACGGGCTGGGTCTCCACGCGGGTCTCCTCACCGGCGCGGGCCTCGGCACCCCGGTCCTGCCCTTCGACGAACGCGGCACCCGGGTCGAGGAGTCGGGCCCCCTCGGCTCGGCCGGGGCCGTCCTGATGACGGCCGCCCACCAGTTCCCGCTGGGCGGCGCCCTGCCCCCGGACCGGCGTGCGGAGGTCGTCGACTGGGCGCGTGCCTCGGGCGGTTTCGTCCTGGAGGACGACTACGACGGGGAGTTCCGGTACGACCGCCAGCCGGTGGGCGCCCTCCAGGGCCTCGACCCCGAGCGGGTCGTCTACCTCGGCACCGCGAGCAAGTCCCTCGCCCCGGGGCTGCGGCTCGCGTGGATGGTGCTCCCGGAGAGCCTGGTCGGCGAGGTGGTGGCGGCGAAGGGGGTCGTGGACTGGGTGTCCAGCGCGCCGGACCAGCTGGCGTTCGCGGAGTTCCTGGGCTCGGGGGCGTACGACCGGCACGTACGGGCGATGCGGCTGCGCTACCGGCGGCGCCGCGACCAGCTGGTCGCGGCGGTGGCGGCGCACTCGCCGGAGACGAGGGTCAGCGGGATCGCGGCCGGTCTCCACGCCGTCCTTGCCCTGCCGCCCGGCACGGAGCAGGACGTGCTGCGGGCCGCCGCCTGGAACGGCCTCGCGGTCCAGGGCGTCGACCAGTTCCGCCGCCCGGGGGTGCCGGCGACCCTGGACGGTCTCGTCGTCGGCTACGCGACCCCTCCGGACAGCGCCTGGCAGAGCGCCCTCCGGACCCTCTGCCGGGTGCTGCCCCAGGCGCCGGGAGGCGGCTGA
- a CDS encoding DUF3017 domain-containing protein → MTPGTPGTAGTPDGAADGPSKNGTARAPRSGGANGAAANGDAGTEAAGTEAAAKGAASTAGATAWKRPAPSLTTDTARPEGGGRAAPGDAPAPARQWPLLTVLGLAGLGLLVVGTDAFPQSFRVGTMLVGAALLVGAALRRVLPSVGMLAVRSRFTDMITYGVMGGLIVLLALMVQPAPWLKIPFLEDILHLTVT, encoded by the coding sequence GTGACCCCCGGAACCCCGGGCACGGCCGGGACCCCGGACGGGGCGGCCGACGGCCCGTCGAAGAACGGGACCGCACGCGCCCCGCGCTCCGGCGGCGCGAACGGGGCTGCCGCGAACGGTGATGCCGGGACCGAGGCTGCCGGGACCGAGGCCGCCGCGAAGGGGGCTGCCTCGACCGCGGGAGCCACGGCCTGGAAGCGGCCCGCGCCCAGCCTCACCACCGACACCGCGCGGCCCGAGGGCGGCGGCCGGGCGGCCCCCGGCGACGCCCCGGCCCCCGCCCGTCAGTGGCCGCTGCTGACCGTGCTCGGTCTCGCCGGGCTCGGTCTGCTCGTGGTCGGGACGGACGCCTTCCCGCAGTCCTTCCGCGTCGGCACGATGCTGGTCGGTGCGGCGCTCCTCGTGGGGGCCGCGCTGCGTCGGGTGCTGCCCTCGGTCGGCATGCTCGCCGTACGGTCCCGCTTCACGGACATGATCACGTACGGGGTCATGGGTGGCCTGATCGTGCTGCTCGCGCTCATGGTGCAGCCGGCGCCCTGGCTGAAGATCCCGTTCCTGGAGGACATCCTCCATCTGACGGTCACCTGA
- a CDS encoding isocitrate lyase/PEP mutase family protein: MSTNGGTPGSGTGGPAARVLRELHRDRAAGDPLVLPGPWDAVSARAFEAAGFPALATPSAGIAAALGYEDGATPAAEMFAAVTRIVRAVSVPVTADLEGGYGLPAAELVERVRESGAVGVNLEDTGPDGRLKDPRAHAAWLAEVRAAAGPGLFVNARVDVYLRGASVPLEAAIARARLYAEAGADCVYPITAPPADLPALRAALGDLPLNTLAAPEGGPSFAELGRLGATRITFGGGLLLRARDDLAALAAKLRENTTG, encoded by the coding sequence GTGAGCACGAACGGGGGCACGCCCGGGAGCGGGACCGGCGGCCCGGCGGCCCGGGTCCTGCGTGAGCTCCACCGGGACCGGGCGGCCGGCGATCCGCTGGTGCTGCCGGGCCCGTGGGACGCGGTGAGCGCCCGCGCCTTCGAGGCGGCCGGGTTCCCGGCGCTCGCGACGCCGAGCGCCGGGATCGCCGCCGCCCTCGGGTACGAGGACGGGGCGACCCCCGCGGCGGAGATGTTCGCCGCCGTGACCCGGATCGTCCGGGCCGTCTCCGTGCCCGTGACGGCGGACCTGGAGGGCGGCTACGGGCTACCGGCGGCCGAACTGGTCGAACGTGTACGGGAGTCGGGGGCCGTCGGCGTGAACCTGGAGGACACCGGGCCGGACGGCCGGCTCAAGGACCCGCGGGCGCACGCCGCGTGGCTGGCGGAGGTGCGGGCGGCGGCGGGGCCCGGGCTCTTCGTCAACGCGCGCGTGGACGTGTACCTCCGCGGGGCGTCCGTACCGCTGGAGGCTGCGATCGCCCGCGCCCGGCTCTACGCGGAGGCCGGGGCGGACTGCGTCTACCCGATCACGGCCCCGCCCGCCGACCTCCCGGCCCTGCGCGCCGCCCTCGGCGACCTCCCGCTCAACACGCTGGCGGCCCCGGAGGGCGGCCCGTCCTTCGCCGAACTCGGCCGTCTCGGAGCGACCCGGATCACCTTCGGCGGCGGCCTGCTCCTTCGCGCACGGGACGACCTGGCCGCGCTGGCGGCGAAGCTCCGCGAGAACACGACGGGTTGA
- a CDS encoding helix-turn-helix domain-containing protein — MPGWKALPEELDPDVRAFTERLRRLVDRSGLGVTAVAERTGHERSAWDTYLNARQSVPRGAAVALAEVTGSDPASLATDWERAERAWARTTAPAGDRGGAGARPAREPEDADGGRPRDPGGDDRTMEIRRLDRPRPEVPLPAPDAPASRTPDSRRRKVLLYATGVIGALLVVTAALLLVDLGGGSEGPGEGHRAAAPPTTTAPPATRPASLPPGVRCAGPDCTGKDPEAMGCGGPLATTVARAAVGAAQVEVRYSETCGAAWARLTGGAPRDALTIRAGDAERRATVAAGTDTATAETDAYTPMVAVAPGTAALACGQLADGSEGCVTGP; from the coding sequence ATGCCTGGCTGGAAGGCGCTGCCGGAGGAACTCGATCCGGACGTCCGCGCGTTCACGGAACGGCTCCGCCGTCTCGTCGACCGCAGCGGTCTCGGCGTCACGGCCGTCGCCGAGCGCACCGGTCACGAACGGTCCGCGTGGGACACGTACCTGAATGCCCGTCAGTCCGTGCCCCGCGGCGCCGCCGTGGCGCTCGCCGAGGTGACCGGGAGTGACCCGGCGTCCCTCGCGACCGACTGGGAGCGCGCGGAGCGTGCCTGGGCCCGTACCACCGCGCCCGCCGGGGACAGGGGCGGCGCCGGGGCGCGGCCCGCGCGCGAGCCCGAGGACGCCGACGGCGGCCGCCCCCGCGACCCCGGGGGTGACGACCGCACCATGGAGATCCGGCGCCTGGACCGGCCCCGCCCGGAGGTTCCCCTCCCCGCCCCCGACGCGCCCGCCTCGCGTACACCCGACTCCCGTCGCCGCAAGGTCCTGCTCTACGCCACCGGCGTCATCGGCGCGCTGCTCGTGGTCACCGCCGCCCTGCTGCTCGTCGACCTCGGCGGCGGCTCCGAGGGCCCCGGCGAGGGCCACAGGGCGGCCGCCCCGCCCACCACCACGGCCCCGCCCGCCACCCGGCCCGCGAGCCTGCCCCCCGGCGTGCGGTGCGCGGGACCCGACTGCACGGGCAAGGACCCGGAGGCCATGGGCTGCGGCGGCCCCCTCGCCACCACCGTCGCCCGTGCCGCCGTCGGCGCCGCACAGGTCGAGGTCCGCTACAGCGAGACCTGCGGGGCGGCCTGGGCCCGGCTCACCGGCGGCGCGCCCCGGGACGCCCTGACGATCCGCGCCGGGGACGCCGAGCGGCGCGCCACCGTCGCCGCGGGAACCGACACGGCGACGGCGGAGACCGACGCGTACACGCCGATGGTCGCCGTCGCCCCCGGCACGGCCGCCCTGGCCTGCGGGCAGCTCGCCGACGGCAGCGAGGGCTGTGTCACCGGCCCGTGA
- a CDS encoding bifunctional methylenetetrahydrofolate dehydrogenase/methenyltetrahydrofolate cyclohydrolase gives MSAQILDGKATAAAIKSDLTVRVAALKERGVTPGLGTVLVGDDPASHKYVAGKHRDCAQVGLASIQRTLPATATQEEIEAVVRELNEDPACTGYIVQLPLPKGIDENRILELMDPAKDADGLHPTNLGRLVLNEPAPLPCTPNGVITLLRAHGVEINGAEVVVVGRGVTIGRPMPLILTRRSENATVTQCHTGTRDLSAHLRNADIIVAAAGVPHLIKPEDVKPGAAVLDVGVSRNGEGKIVGDVHPGVSEVAGWISPNPGGVGPMTRAQLLVNVVEAAERAAAAL, from the coding sequence ATGAGCGCCCAGATTCTCGATGGCAAGGCCACCGCAGCCGCGATCAAGTCCGATCTGACCGTCCGTGTGGCGGCCCTCAAGGAGCGGGGCGTCACCCCCGGCCTCGGCACCGTCCTGGTCGGCGACGACCCGGCGAGCCACAAGTACGTGGCCGGGAAGCACCGCGACTGCGCGCAGGTCGGCCTGGCCTCGATCCAGCGCACGCTGCCCGCCACCGCCACCCAGGAGGAGATCGAGGCGGTCGTACGGGAGCTCAACGAGGACCCGGCCTGCACGGGCTACATCGTGCAGCTCCCGCTCCCCAAGGGCATCGACGAGAACCGCATCCTGGAGCTGATGGACCCGGCCAAGGACGCCGACGGTCTGCACCCGACCAACCTCGGCCGGCTCGTCCTCAACGAGCCCGCCCCGCTGCCCTGCACGCCGAACGGCGTCATCACGCTGCTCCGCGCGCACGGCGTGGAGATCAACGGCGCCGAGGTCGTGGTCGTCGGTCGCGGGGTCACCATCGGCCGCCCGATGCCGCTCATCCTCACCCGCCGCTCCGAGAACGCGACCGTGACCCAGTGCCACACCGGTACCCGGGACCTGTCGGCGCACCTGCGGAACGCCGACATCATCGTCGCGGCGGCCGGTGTGCCGCACCTGATCAAGCCCGAGGACGTGAAGCCGGGCGCGGCCGTCCTCGACGTCGGTGTCTCCCGCAACGGCGAGGGCAAGATCGTCGGCGATGTGCACCCGGGCGTCTCCGAGGTGGCCGGCTGGATCTCCCCGAACCCCGGCGGCGTCGGCCCGATGACCCGCGCCCAGCTCCTCGTCAACGTCGTCGAGGCCGCCGAGCGCGCGGCCGCGGCGCTCTGA